The Penicillium psychrofluorescens genome assembly, chromosome: 2 nucleotide sequence CCTCTGCATCGCGGATCTCGAACACGTCCCTGACCGCCTGGATAATCTTAGATGACCTGTCGTCCAGAGCGAGGATCCCCTTCAACCGATGGATCTCGAAATTGCTGGGTGGGGCTGTCGCCATGCTTGTCGCAGGGAATGTCGATTCCCATAGAATAGAGCGTAGCCATTCATCCACGCGCGGAACCTTGTCTGCAGCGATGGGCGGCGTGATAATGACCATTGTGGAGATGGCCTAGAAGTATCAGCaagagaaacaaaaacagcCCACAACCCGAAAAGCTCACCGGGTCCATATGGCTATGCCCTTTTTTCCCAAAATCCAGATCCGCCAGATGATCATACGCGTGCAGATCCAGCACCACGCCTTCAATCTGCGGCGTCTGACTATGATCCGTAACATGGATCTTAGCGACGCTGTTAATCGCCTCCACGCGGTCCCTCACAGCCTCTAGTTCCTCCGCGCTGACCAGATCCGCCTTGTTGAGGATGATCACGTCCGCATGCGAGATCTGCATATGCGCCATGGATAGCACGGGCCCGGCGTGCGCGTGGCCgggttgctgctggcctGCATCGTGGGATTcggctttttcttccggtGCGGGCTCGTCCAGCAGATGGAAGATGTTCTTTGTGTCGACAAGAGTCACAATCCCGTCTAGGTAGATCGAGCTGCCGAGGCCTTCGTCCATCCAGAAGAGCGGGGCGATGTTGCCTGGGTCAGCGAGGCCGGTTGTTTCCAGCAGGATGTAGTCGAACGTGCCGCGGCGTTCCATGAGGGATTCGATGGCCATGACACCTGAGTCTCTAGGATGATGTTAATCACCGAGACAGTGGTAAAGGAGCAGATGGATGGCCTACTTGACGGAGCAGCAGATACATCCGTTGCCCACCTCCATCCACTCGGTGACCTCTTGGCCGCCCTCGTTCACGGTCATGGGCTTCTCGATGTCCGTTGCTATCCAGCGGAGAGGTATTAGAGCTATACTCTCGATCAAATTGCACAAGCTTACAGTCTCCGAATTCTAGGGTTATGTTAGTTTGGGTCCAGCAGAGGATATATGGTGGGACCAACCGTTCATGATCACAgcaatcttcttgccatgTTTCACGGTGAGAATATAGTTTAGCAGGGTCGTTTTGCCCGCTCCCAAATATCCTGCATGCACAGTCTTAGCATCGATTCGGATGTTGGATCGATTCGCATATACCGGTTACGATGGTGATGGGTACTCGACTCGCGGGGCCATCGTCCTCCAAGGACAGGCCCCGGTGCAGCTGGTCTGGTGGGAGTGCAGACACATCGACCAATTCGGGGGGtgcctcctcgtcatccatggTGTAGGATTGTCCAAAGAGATGATCCAGCATCGGACCTGGAATGACATTGGATTATTACCTAAGCAGTTATAAACCTTTTGCTGTCCCTGCCCAAACAAGAAAGAGGTAGAATAAGACATGGCTGACGGGAGAGATACTATTTCAATTTCCATCCATTAATCATTCCTTTCTCCTGTTTCTTCTCCAGGCCATTGAGGTCATTCCCAAAATGGATGCATTGTAGGGCTAGGGTTTAGGTAGTTAGTCAGTGGTTGTTGTTCCTGCTTATCACAGCTTCAGCTCGATTGCTGTCCCCATCAACAAAACACTCCAATTGTCCCTGTTCTCCCCACTCCTTCCACGCCCGCCACAGGGCCCGgttctttctccttccttttcacACTCTCGTTTGATTTCGCCTCCTCTCGCCATGACTGCTGCGGGAGTCTCTCCGTCCAGCTCCCCGCGCCTCCCCAGTCCACCCCCGTTCACCGAGGTCCAGATCGGCCCGCGGTCACCATCCATCGGTGATTCTTTTGGCAAAGACGCAGATAACTTGCTAGGCTCGTCGCCaggcgacgatgatggttCGACGCGCAGGATCCGCCCGGGCACCAAAGCGGGTGACATGGCGTTTGGTCCGCCGCTGATTCCGCTGTCGCAGGTAGGAGGACCTGGAAGACCAGCCCATAACAGATCCTGTAACTGACTCCCACAGCTCGACTCGCctttccagctccaggaacACCTGAAAGCCCTGTACCATCATTTCACGAAGCCCGAAGGATCAGACACGGTAGTCCCGATCACCCGCGAGGTCGCAATCCAGCTAGCCGAACCGCCCGAGGGCGTCGACCGATCCCTCTGGCTCTACGAACTGTGTCGCTTTCTCACCATGAAAGTCAACAACCTCCTCATTGCCTTTTTCGCCGAGAACCCGCCCTGCTCGTCGCAAACATGCCCCGAGATGCGCGCGTCCGAATGGCAGTACCTCTGCGCCGTGCACGACCCGCCCAAGTCCTGCTGCGCTATTGATTATTGCTGCCATACACTCGACTGGGCGACCAACACCCTCACCTCCCCCAAGTACTTCCCTAGCCGGCTGACGCTGGGCAACGAGGCTGCAGGCGGCCCACAGGCCAGCATGAGGCATCTGACCAACATCTTCCGGCGACTGTATCGCATCTTTGCGCATGCGTGGTTCCAACACCGTGATGTTTTCTGGGAGGTTGAGGGCCATGACGGTCTgtatgtcttcttcaagACTGTCTGCGACATGTACAACCTTATCCCAGATGACAACTACACGATTCCTCCCGAGGCAGAGGGTCCTGACGCGGTTCAGCctgctgccgccgaagagTCTACTATGGATAGCCGACGATTAACGATTCTACGCAAGGATGATGAGACCCCCGTCAATTTGGCCGTCGAGGACATGGATCCGTCTATCGGTACCGGCGCCACTACACGACGACACAAGCACAGCCCGTCGACGGGATCGCGGGTGACGACGATTGCTGAGAGTGCTGAGGATCAAGATGAGCAAAAGCCATCACCGGTACAGGAAGCCCCGGAGGCGCTGTCAGAGTCGCCGGGGAAAGAGACTGAGAAGACTCTGGTCGAAAAGACTGCAGCGGAGTCCACAGATGGTTCACAGGAGAAGACCGCGGAACCGGCTACTGAGACGCAAGAGCAGCCGTCGCAATCTGAAGAGCCAACGGACTCGGAGGAACCAGAAACTCAGAAACTAGAGACAGAGCCAGAAGAGGAGCCCACGCCTTCAGAAGCAgagagcaaggaagagaCCGCCTCTACAGATGCTACGACTGAAGCAACGACCGAATCTGCACCGGAGCCCAAGACAGAGCCCGAGACCCAGCCCGAGACAGAAGCCGATACAGAGGCCGCCACAGAGGCTGAGACTAAACAGTCCTAGTTTGAGGaggatttttttttttcatgtGTATGTACTGTAATATAGCCCACGATATTCTTTCTCTGTGATAGGCGTCAATATGATATCCATTGTCTTGGTAACCATGATAAGATCTTATCGATCTCCCGttcatcctccatcttccacgTCCCCATCTCCACTACAACAAACACCATGTCCGCCCTCAAGGGCGCTACGCCCATCCACTTTGGCCCTTTCCTCGTCACTCCTCAGGTATGGTATATATTATCTACCAATCGGGCTGGGATCTAGTTCCCTCTAGGTGTTTTCTTCCTTACAGCGGCGGACTAACAGAGAATCAACAGGTCTTCCACACAACACCACTCACCTTCGCTCTTGTAAACCTCAAACCCATCCTCCCCGGCCACGTCCTCGTCTCCCCACGGCGCATCGTCCCCCGCGTCGCCGACCTCTCCCCCACCGAAACAAGCGACCTCTTCCTGACAGTCCGGCGCGTGGGCCGAATGGTCGAGCGAGTCTACGGCGCGGCCAGCTTGAACATCGCCGTCCAAGATGGCGAACATGCCGGACAGAGCGTGCCGCATGTGCACGCGCATATAATCCCACGTCGGGCGGCGGATCTGGATCATGCCGGTGGCACGGATGC carries:
- a CDS encoding uncharacterized protein (ID:PFLUO_003998-T1.cds;~source:funannotate), which gives rise to MDDEEAPPELVDVSALPPDQLHRGLSLEDDGPASRVPITIVTGYLGAGKTTLLNYILTVKHGKKIAVIMNEFGDSTDIEKPMTVNEGGQEVTEWMEVGNGCVMAIESLMERRGTFDYILLETTGLADPGNIAPLFWMDEGLGSSIYLDGIVTLVDTKNIFHLLDEPAPEEKAESHDAGQQQPGHAHAGPVLSMAHMQISHADVIILNKADLVSAEELEAVRDRVEAINSVAKIHVTDHSQTPQIEGVVLDLHAYDHLADLDFGKKGHSHMDPAISTMVIITPPIAADKVPRVDEWLRSILWESTFPATSMATAPPSNFEIHRLKGILALDDRSSKIIQAVRDVFEIRDAEAAPSGEDTATAQCKVVLIGRGLGSSVEPWQESFESFLA
- a CDS encoding uncharacterized protein (ID:PFLUO_004000-T1.cds;~source:funannotate), with the translated sequence MSALKGATPIHFGPFLVTPQVFHTTPLTFALVNLKPILPGHVLVSPRRIVPRVADLSPTETSDLFLTVRRVGRMVERVYGAASLNIAVQDGEHAGQSVPHVHAHIIPRRAADLDHAGGTDAIYDLLDGAEGDVARAWRDAGADTSADKGEERVQRRSRFPAVDNEGRKPRGEQEMRAEAEMLAREMEKEPVD
- a CDS encoding uncharacterized protein (ID:PFLUO_003999-T1.cds;~source:funannotate), whose amino-acid sequence is MTAAGVSPSSSPRLPSPPPFTEVQIGPRSPSIGDSFGKDADNLLGSSPGDDDGSTRRIRPGTKAGDMAFGPPLIPLSQLDSPFQLQEHLKALYHHFTKPEGSDTVVPITREVAIQLAEPPEGVDRSLWLYELCRFLTMKVNNLLIAFFAENPPCSSQTCPEMRASEWQYLCAVHDPPKSCCAIDYCCHTLDWATNTLTSPKYFPSRLTLGNEAAGGPQASMRHLTNIFRRLYRIFAHAWFQHRDVFWEVEGHDGLYVFFKTVCDMYNLIPDDNYTIPPEAEGPDAVQPAAAEESTMDSRRLTILRKDDETPVNLAVEDMDPSIGTGATTRRHKHSPSTGSRVTTIAESAEDQDEQKPSPVQEAPEALSESPGKETEKTLVEKTAAESTDGSQEKTAEPATETQEQPSQSEEPTDSEEPETQKLETEPEEEPTPSEAESKEETASTDATTEATTESAPEPKTEPETQPETEADTEAATEAETKQS